In the genome of Streptomyces aquilus, the window GGCATCAGCGGGGCGGCCGTACGCGCCTCGACGGCGAGGAAGAGCCCGATCAGCGCGAGCCCGGCGACCAGCGGAACCACCGTCGCCGCCGACGCCCACCCCGAGGCCTCCGTCCGGGAGATGCCGTACGCCAGGGTGGCCAGGCCCGCGGTCACCAGCACCGCGCCGGGCAGGTCCAGCCGCCGTCCGTCCCCGGCCCGGCTCTCGTTCAGCCACCACAGGGCGCCGAGGAGCACGACGGCCCCGACCGGCACGTTGATCAGCAGGGTCCAGCGCCAGGACGATACGTCCACGAGCGCCCCGCCGACCAGGCCGCCCGCCGCGCCGCCGCCTCCGCCGACCGCGGTCCAGGTGGCTATGGCACGCGCGCGTGCGGGCCCCTCCGGGACGGCGGACGTGACGATCGTCAGCGTCGAGGGCGCGAGCACCGCCGCGCCGAGCCCCTGCACGGCCCGCGCCAGCAGCAGCTGCCAGCCGTCCTGGGCCAGCCCGCCGGCCAGCGAGGCCAGCGTGAACAGCCCGAGCCCGACCAGGAACGTCCGCTTGCGCCCGTACAGGTCCCCGGCCCGCCCGCCGAGCAGCATGAACCCGGCGAAGGCGATCGCGTACGCGTTGACCACCCATTGCAGCCCGGGCCCGCTCAGGCCCAGATCGGCCCGCATCGACGGCAGCGCCACGTTCACCACGGACACGTCCAGCACGACGAGGAACTGCCCGGCACACGCGAGCGCCACCAGCACCCAGGCGGGCGGGGCGGTACGGCGAGGGGGCGCGGCGGCGATCGGGACTTCGGCGGCTCGGGACATGCGCGTCATACTCTCAACCGCTCTGCGCCCCTGGCATCGGGATTTCGACGTACGACGTACGGCCTGCGACCCCGTTTCCCAAGAGAAGATAAAGAAATCGTTAGCTGACCAAAGCATCGGAATAGTTGCCCGGGCACACCGAGTTCATTGCACACATGAGACCTACGCCGACCGACCAGCCCGCCCGCACCGCAAGCGGCGCCGTCGTCCCGGTGCTCGCGTTCGCGGGCATCGTCGTCGCGGTGATGCAGACCCTGC includes:
- a CDS encoding MFS transporter; translated protein: MTRMSRAAEVPIAAAPPRRTAPPAWVLVALACAGQFLVVLDVSVVNVALPSMRADLGLSGPGLQWVVNAYAIAFAGFMLLGGRAGDLYGRKRTFLVGLGLFTLASLAGGLAQDGWQLLLARAVQGLGAAVLAPSTLTIVTSAVPEGPARARAIATWTAVGGGGGAAGGLVGGALVDVSSWRWTLLINVPVGAVVLLGALWWLNESRAGDGRRLDLPGAVLVTAGLATLAYGISRTEASGWASAATVVPLVAGLALIGLFLAVEARTAAPLMPLGLLRVRSVASANVAMFLSGSAMFSMWFFMTLYAQNVLGYSPLEAGLALVPSSLAVILGSKTAPRLMRAVGARMAAVLGTCVAVAGFAWQSTLSVDAGYVVTIMCPGILMMLGAGLATTPLAALATSGAAPGEAGLVSGLVNTSRTMGGSLGLAVMSTVAASRTGERGTAEALTEGYALVFRTGAGVLIGGVLLMLVWLPRKVVAAPSKKSSN